CACAACCTAAGCTGGCATTCAGTAAGTTGATCCCCGTGAAAAGCCATGCCACGGATATAGCGAAACCGGTAACCAAACAGGACGGCGATCCTAACGACATCAGTCGGAGTGAGTGTCTTAACGTGCTGGGGATGCTAAAGCACTTTGCCGATCCGATACCGGAAGCATCGGTTCCGAATCAACAACAAGCAAACTCGCCGCAAAACACGGCCGAAGATATATCTATTGACACAACATCGTGTGAAAAGGTCCTGGAAAATGAGGGAAGTCCACAACCGTTTACCAATGGACATGGAAAGAAATCTGTAACTTCACCACAATGTTCGCCTGATGTGTTTTCGGAAGAAGACCCGCTCCCAACGGAAAAAGCTGCTCCTCAATCATCAATGGTTAAAAGCCCAACAAAACTGGCGCCTTCCAAACAGTCGCTTACCGCGACGGATCCTAACTTTTTGAAGGAATTTTTCAATAACTCCCGACTGCACCATATCGCTACGCTTGGGGCAGGTTTTAAGCAGCACGTATCAGAATTGCGGGAAAAATCAACAGGTTCATTCCCGGCCCGTGACGCACTGGTGCAGTATATTAATAGCCGTGCTAGTATACGAGAGCCAACGGAAAGTGAATTCCGCAACGATTCCAACGCACGCTATATAATGCACATCGATATGGATTGTTTCTTCGTATCGGTTGGTTTGCGGAAGTATCCTCATCTCCGCGGTCTCCCGGTAGCCGTCACACATTCCCGAGGATCCGAAGCACGCGTTCCATCGCATGCTGGACAGAACCGTGCGTTAGAGATCGAACTGTATCATAAGCGGCTGGAAGAGCGCTACAAAGCACCGGACATTCCGATCGAATCACGGCTATCGGCGATCGATGAACATAATTCACTGTCGGAAATTGCTTCCTGCAGCTACGAGGCTCGTCAGTGTGGAGTAAAGAACGGCATGTTTGTTGGGGCAGCCTTAAAGTTGTGCCCGGAGCTTAAAACCATTCCGTATGATTTCGACGGCTACCGGGAGGTGGCCCATCAGCTGTACGACATGATCGCGCAGTACACGCTTGACATAGAGGCTGTTAgttgtgatgaaatgtttgtcGATTTAACCGAACTGATCCACTCGACCGGGATAGAAGTGATGGAGTTTGTAACGTATGTGCGGAACAAGATTTCGACAGCTACCGGATGCGCTTGTTCGGCAGGGATTGGCGCCAATCGTCTGCAAGCTAGGATGgccacaaaaaaggcaaaacccAACGGTCAATATCAGCTGGTTCCGGGAGCGGTGGAGGAATACATGCGGCCGATTCCAATAGCAGATCTACCGGGCGTTGGACCTAGCACCTCGCACCGATTGAAGAAGATGACGTATGTCACATGTGCCGATTTACAAACCATCCCCAGGAACGTACTGCAGACcgagttttgaaaaaagttcggTGAAACACTCTACAATGCATGTCGCGGAATCGACGAGAAGCCGTTGGTGTACGATCGAGGAAGAAAGTCGGTATCGGTCGATGTGAACTATGGGATACGCTTCAGCACCGAACAGGAGGTGGATCGTTTTATGCGCCAGTTAACGGAAGAAATTCACCGCCGGTTGTTGGAGTTGCGTGAGCGAGGAAAGCTCGTTACGGTCAAACTGCTCGTTCGCTCTCCAGAAGCACCGATCGAGACGGCAAAGTTCATGGGCCATGGGTTATGTGACGTTGTGACAAAGTCCCAACCCCTTCGCCAGCACACAGACGATCGTACACTGATTGAAGGGGCAGTACTGGAACTGATGCGCACGTTAGCGATTGAACCATCCGAGCTGAGAGGGATTGGAATTCAGATTTCCAAATTTGAAGGTGTAAAACGTACGGCCGATAATGAAGCTGGTAATCGGTTGAAAAGCATGTTCCAGAGAGCGGAGGATAAAAGAAAGCCTCAACCAGAAACGGTTCAGGTTGTCTGCGACGAACCGAAAGTCACCAAAACCAATGAACAGTTTCGTACATTGTTTCGGCAACCCGATGATCAGGAACCTTGTACATCTCGTAGTTGTACCGCCGTACCTCAAACAGTAGTATCGCCGGTACGGCAAAATTTGAACACACCGACAAAGGCCGAGTTTAATGGCTATATCAATTCCCCCAAACGAAACGATAGTGCTACCTACTCGCCTGGTAAAAAAACTACCGGTGGATCAAAACCTGGCACTAGAGGTCGACGTGGAAGGCCTCCAAAATGGGCTTCATCGGGCGGAAGGAAGGATCAAACCCAAACCGCACAAAGTTCCGGTGTGATGAGGAAATTTTTAACATCTGCTAGTACTACCAGTTGGTCCACTGATCTGCCTGACGGACTTGACCCGGAAGTACTGGCTGCACTGCCGGAAGAAATACGAGAAGAAGCCATACGCGACTACAgaagacagcagcagcagctgttgCTTGCGGTTAATAACAGGACGTACCAACCTCCAGTGGAAAAGACTCCCGTGAAGATGTCTCCTCTCAGGGACGTTTGCCATCATGAACGGAAATCACCAATCACTCCACAAGCTGTGAGTAATGCAGCCGATGAACAGAAAATA
This Anopheles marshallii chromosome 3, idAnoMarsDA_429_01, whole genome shotgun sequence DNA region includes the following protein-coding sequences:
- the LOC128715589 gene encoding LOW QUALITY PROTEIN: DNA repair protein Rev1 (The sequence of the model RefSeq protein was modified relative to this genomic sequence to represent the inferred CDS: substituted 1 base at 1 genomic stop codon), with translation MKRKEKVENETGFEGWGDYMDAKIAKLEDQFRHSSANVGEKLSNLFAGVSIFVNGYTNPSADELKRLMMLHGGVFHHYKRSNTTYTIASILPDVKVRSITSEIIISPRWVVDCLKEGKLLDYSKYLLYTQHKPSQPKLAFSKLIPVKSHATDIAKPVTKQDGDPNDISRSECLNVLGMLKHFADPIPEASVPNQQQANSPQNTAEDISIDTTSCEKVLENEGSPQPFTNGHGKKSVTSPQCSPDVFSEEDPLPTEKAAPQSSMVKSPTKLAPSKQSLTATDPNFLKEFFNNSRLHHIATLGAGFKQHVSELREKSTGSFPARDALVQYINSRASIREPTESEFRNDSNARYIMHIDMDCFFVSVGLRKYPHLRGLPVAVTHSRGSEARVPSHAGQNRALEIELYHKRLEERYKAPDIPIESRLSAIDEHNSLSEIASCSYEARQCGVKNGMFVGAALKLCPELKTIPYDFDGYREVAHQLYDMIAQYTLDIEAVSCDEMFVDLTELIHSTGIEVMEFVTYVRNKISTATGCACSAGIGANRLQARMATKKAKPNGQYQLVPGAVEEYMRPIPIADLPGVGPSTSHRLKKMTYVTCADLQTIPRNVLQTEFXKKFGETLYNACRGIDEKPLVYDRGRKSVSVDVNYGIRFSTEQEVDRFMRQLTEEIHRRLLELRERGKLVTVKLLVRSPEAPIETAKFMGHGLCDVVTKSQPLRQHTDDRTLIEGAVLELMRTLAIEPSELRGIGIQISKFEGVKRTADNEAGNRLKSMFQRAEDKRKPQPETVQVVCDEPKVTKTNEQFRTLFRQPDDQEPCTSRSCTAVPQTVVSPVRQNLNTPTKAEFNGYINSPKRNDSATYSPGKKTTGGSKPGTRGRRGRPPKWASSGGRKDQTQTAQSSGVMRKFLTSASTTSWSTDLPDGLDPEVLAALPEEIREEAIRDYRRQQQQLLLAVNNRTYQPPVEKTPVKMSPLRDVCHHERKSPITPQAVSNAADEQKIKIELKFLQALPPELRIEVEKQIELNKDNMVVTCSDTEIDEPLLVTPENSPVREIKPYKILEPKDGTPKRTSADCETPKDTNILRRENWRGLVEEWIDSTDEPYEYDVQLLVSNGQELCENKSVERLYLFLRCFHRLVQEKHNCSWHLAYYNVVHPIQDRMIALYGNRLAVPGKITCEMCNSVV